The DNA region CGACATTGCTGGCTGGCTGACCGATCCGCGCAGGGTTCGGCGATGGCGGGCTGGCTATCTTCAAGTTGCCGCTTGCCGGGTGCGAGCCTCGCACGCGCAGGCAACTCGTCATCTTGAATGGATTGCGCTTATCAAATCTTGACGTACATCGTCAAGATATGACACGTATCCGCTTGAGCTGCGAAGCGAGATCGCAGCTCTATGGTGCAAATATGTAGCAACCGGCGGGATGGCCCGAAATGGCAGCACTCTCTAGGTTATCGTTATGTACGTCGGCCTTCGTCGCGTGCGTTCTTGTATTCGCCTCACTTGCAGGCACAGCATCGGCCCAGCCAAGCAACAGTGAAAAGGCCGCATCGGCCGCGGCCGATGCGACGAAAATCATTTCGATCGGCGGCGACATCACCGAAATCCTCTACGCCATCGGCGCCGACAAGAGCATCGTCGCGATCGACTCGACAAGCCAGTATCCGCCCGAAGCCCTGCAGCAGAAAAAGGACGTCGGCTACATGCGGGCGCTCTCGACGGAAGGCGTGCTGTCGGTAAACGCCAGTCTGATCATCGCATCCGACCGCGCAGGACCGCCCGAGGTCGTCAAGACGCTCAAATCATCCCCTATTCAATATATTGAGATCGCGGAGGACTTCAGCCCTCTGGGAATTGCCGGAAAGGCACGGCAAGTATCGCGCATCGTCGGGCTAGAGGCAGCAGGTAACGAGCTGGCTTCGCGCATCGAGGGCGACTTCGAAACCCTGGCCGCGCAACGTGGATCCATAAAGAAACCTCTGCGCGCGCTGTTCGTTCTGAACGTCGCCAATGGACGGGCAACCGTAGGCGGCAGCAACACCAGCGCCGATGCGATCCTGAAGCTCGCGGGTGCCGAGAACGCCGCCGCTTCGATCAACGGCTTCAAGCCAATCTCCGATGAAGCCATGGTCGAGCTAAAACCCGAGGCCATCGTCACCATGCGCCGGTCGAATGGCAATCACGACGCCCACCAGATCCTGGCCATGAAGGGCATGAGCACGAGCCCCGCAGCGGTAGAAAAGCGCGTCTTCAGCATGGATGGGCTCTACCTGCTCGGATTTGGACCGCGAGCGCCGGCCGCAGCACTGGATCTCATGCGCATGCTCTATCCGGAGCTCCCGAAGCGCGCAGAGCTCGCAAGGTAATGCAGAAAGCCCTCTCGGACAGGAACGCGGCAAAGCCATTGGATCGTGAGACGATAGGTAGGAGGCTCGTCGTTGCATCGATCCTGGCGCTGTCCGTGGCCGTCGTGCTCTCTCTGTCCATCGGCGCAACTGGCATCACGCTGATCGCACTCTGGCGCGTGGTCGAGGCCTCCCTGTTCGGCACCACTGACCCTCAGCTTCTAACGGAGCAGCTCGTGCTCTTCGGGATCAGGTTGCCGCGCACGCTCCTCGGCGCCTTCGTGGGCGCTGCCCTTGGCGTCAGCGGCGCAATGATGCAGGGACTGTTCCGTAACCCGCTCGCCGATCCGGGCATCGTCGGCGTCTCGTCGGGTGCTGCCCTGGCCGCCGTCGCGACCATTGCGCTCGGCAATGGCCTCGCTTTACCGTGGGTCCAGATGTTCGGTGTCTACGCCCTGCCGTTCGCGGCCTTCTTCGGCGGCTTCCTGACGACGACGCTCCTCGTACTCATCGCCGGCCGCCGTGGGGAGCTCATGATCGGCGCGTTGCTGCTTTCGGGCATCGCCATCGGAGCCATCGCCGGCGCTCTGACGGGCCTTATCTCCTACGCCAGCGACGATCGCGAGTTGCGCGACCTCACTCTCTGGTCGCTCGGCAGCATCTCCGGCGCGAGCTGGCCCAAAGTGATCGCCATTCTCCCCTTTGCGGCTGTTATCGTCGTCGTGCTGCCGTTCGTCATTCGCGCGCTCAACGGCTTTCTGCTCGGTGAAGCCGAGGCCTACCACCTGGGCGTGGACGTCGAGCGAACCAAATGGCTGCTGATCCTCAGCACGGCCGCCTCGGTCGGGGCCGCAGTCGCCGTCGCCGGAATCGTCGGCTTCGTCGGCATCGTCGTGCCGCATTTCGTGCGCCTCATCGCCGGACCCGACCATCGGTTCGTATTGCCGTGCAGCGCTCTGCTCGGCGCGACGCTGTTGTTGCTGGCCGATGTGATAGCCCGCATGGTCGTGCGTCCTGCAGAGCTGCCGCTTGGAATCGTGATGGCCGCCATTGGCGCGCCCATCTTCCTGCACATCGTTTTACGCCGCAGCATCGGTGGCCTGGAGTAGAGCCATGCTGGAAGCACGCGGAATTGTCCTCGAACGTCGCGGACGGCGCCTTCTGGACGGGATCGACCTCGCGATCCCGGCCGGGCGTGTCACGGCAATTATCGGCCCGAACGGAGCTGGCAAGTCCATGCTTCTGAAGGTGCTGGCAGGCGAGCTGAAACCGAGCATAGGCTCCATAGTGCTCGACGACCGTGATCTTCGGACGTTCTCAGCCGCGGCGCTCTCGCGGCGGCGCGCCATGGTTCCACAGGCGACGAGCTTGTCGTTCCCCTTCACCGTGATCGAGGTGGTGCGTCTCGGAGCGTCGGTCCCCGGCTTCGACAGCATTGAGACACCCGCGCATAGGATCGCCGACCGTGCCCTGCAAGCCGTCGACCTCGAAAGCTTTCGAACCCGCCTCTACAGCGAGCTTTCGGGCGGCGAAAAGCAGAGAGTTCATATTGCGCGCGCACTCTGCCAGCTCGATGCTGCCCATCGCAAACCGGGGGAAGCGGCGATCCTGATCCTCGACGAGCCAACCTCCAGTCTCGATCTGGCGCATCAAATC from Hyphomicrobium sp. CS1GBMeth3 includes:
- a CDS encoding ABC transporter substrate-binding protein, coding for MAALSRLSLCTSAFVACVLVFASLAGTASAQPSNSEKAASAAADATKIISIGGDITEILYAIGADKSIVAIDSTSQYPPEALQQKKDVGYMRALSTEGVLSVNASLIIASDRAGPPEVVKTLKSSPIQYIEIAEDFSPLGIAGKARQVSRIVGLEAAGNELASRIEGDFETLAAQRGSIKKPLRALFVLNVANGRATVGGSNTSADAILKLAGAENAAASINGFKPISDEAMVELKPEAIVTMRRSNGNHDAHQILAMKGMSTSPAAVEKRVFSMDGLYLLGFGPRAPAAALDLMRMLYPELPKRAELAR
- a CDS encoding iron ABC transporter permease, whose product is MQKALSDRNAAKPLDRETIGRRLVVASILALSVAVVLSLSIGATGITLIALWRVVEASLFGTTDPQLLTEQLVLFGIRLPRTLLGAFVGAALGVSGAMMQGLFRNPLADPGIVGVSSGAALAAVATIALGNGLALPWVQMFGVYALPFAAFFGGFLTTTLLVLIAGRRGELMIGALLLSGIAIGAIAGALTGLISYASDDRELRDLTLWSLGSISGASWPKVIAILPFAAVIVVVLPFVIRALNGFLLGEAEAYHLGVDVERTKWLLILSTAASVGAAVAVAGIVGFVGIVVPHFVRLIAGPDHRFVLPCSALLGATLLLLADVIARMVVRPAELPLGIVMAAIGAPIFLHIVLRRSIGGLE
- a CDS encoding heme ABC transporter ATP-binding protein; translated protein: MLEARGIVLERRGRRLLDGIDLAIPAGRVTAIIGPNGAGKSMLLKVLAGELKPSIGSIVLDDRDLRTFSAAALSRRRAMVPQATSLSFPFTVIEVVRLGASVPGFDSIETPAHRIADRALQAVDLESFRTRLYSELSGGEKQRVHIARALCQLDAAHRKPGEAAILILDEPTSSLDLAHQIRVLDEARRQAETGRAVLVVLHDLNLAAAWADDIVLMSSGRILARGSPVVVFNDELLSAAYGCEIRVNRAPPQGVPYMLPQLLTTSPPGSIAINNPY